One window of Candidatus Neomarinimicrobiota bacterium genomic DNA carries:
- a CDS encoding PorV/PorQ family protein → MKVINYSINVIKTIIALLICISMLNAKNVKLAQAGFEFLSVVSDARAAAMADAVTSLETGSSSLFFNPAGMARLTSFIDITASHNQWIADIVHNTFSLAISPAKGRFGVIGFSYQNVNYGEFYGTRVNKNIPSGYDDTGIFHLSANAIGVGYAKKLTEWFSVGGQIRYVKQDLGKSVIPKISKIPDTTAVVVENVLTPLSFDFGTQYRTGFKGIVFGMSVRNFSKEIKYVQELFQLPLVFNLGVSMDILEWLNNKPQDQAVYISIDASHYRSRPEQLKVGLEWEIFNTLYLRGGYITNSDESDFSFGVGISRFRYAIDYAYVPYGVFNSVKRITVRISF, encoded by the coding sequence ATGAAAGTAATTAATTACTCAATTAATGTTATAAAAACAATAATCGCACTACTAATTTGCATTAGTATGTTAAACGCAAAAAATGTCAAACTGGCACAGGCAGGTTTCGAATTTCTATCAGTCGTATCAGATGCTCGTGCTGCAGCTATGGCTGATGCTGTAACGAGTCTGGAAACCGGTTCAAGCTCCTTATTTTTCAACCCAGCTGGAATGGCGAGATTAACAAGTTTCATTGATATAACAGCAAGCCACAATCAATGGATCGCAGATATAGTACATAATACTTTTTCCTTGGCAATCTCCCCTGCAAAAGGAAGATTTGGTGTCATAGGTTTCAGTTACCAGAATGTGAATTATGGAGAATTCTATGGAACAAGGGTAAATAAAAATATTCCTTCTGGATACGATGATACGGGTATTTTTCATCTATCTGCCAATGCTATTGGAGTAGGTTATGCAAAAAAGCTAACAGAATGGTTCAGCGTCGGTGGTCAAATTCGTTATGTGAAACAAGATCTAGGTAAAAGTGTAATACCCAAAATTTCAAAAATTCCGGATACTACTGCTGTAGTGGTAGAAAATGTTTTAACACCCCTATCCTTTGATTTCGGGACACAATATAGAACAGGTTTTAAGGGCATTGTATTCGGAATGTCTGTTAGAAATTTTTCAAAAGAAATCAAATATGTTCAGGAATTGTTTCAGTTACCATTAGTCTTCAATCTTGGTGTGTCAATGGATATACTGGAATGGTTAAATAATAAACCACAAGACCAGGCTGTTTATATAAGTATAGATGCCAGTCATTATCGATCACGCCCAGAACAACTTAAAGTAGGTTTAGAGTGGGAAATATTTAATACTCTCTATTTAAGAGGAGGGTATATTACAAACAGTGATGAAAGCGATTTTTCTTTTGGAGTTGGAATTTCTCGTTTTAGATATGCTATTGATTATGCATACGTCCCATATGGCGTATTTAATAGTGTTAAGCGAATAACTGTAAGAATATCATTTTAA